Proteins from a genomic interval of Caulobacter rhizosphaerae:
- a CDS encoding LysR substrate-binding domain-containing protein, whose amino-acid sequence MRLPPFLTLTALEAAARHRSYSRAARELFVTHGAVSQQIRKLEDELGTKLFVRQGNAMVPTATGQRLAGQVAEALTTLRAGVDEARLAASGPLVISSSAAFARGWLVTRLARLAEELDEPDLIVRAEDRVADLTTDGVDIALRFGCGVWPGVESATLMIERIFPVCSPDFLARHPIAEPRDLLDVPLLRHVGLPWSIWLTAMGVDEAPRQQGLGFEDTALMLDTAAHGVGVALARSGLAERDLREGRLVRPFSGEVTVETGNHFVWRADSPKLARILKLRDWFLAETAGLRG is encoded by the coding sequence ATGCGCCTGCCGCCGTTCCTGACCCTGACCGCTCTTGAGGCCGCCGCCCGCCATCGCAGCTACAGCCGCGCGGCCCGCGAGCTGTTCGTCACCCACGGCGCCGTCAGCCAGCAGATCCGCAAGCTGGAGGACGAGCTGGGGACTAAGCTGTTCGTGCGCCAGGGCAACGCCATGGTCCCCACCGCCACCGGCCAACGCCTGGCCGGCCAGGTCGCCGAGGCCCTGACCACCCTGCGAGCCGGGGTCGACGAGGCCCGGCTGGCGGCCAGCGGCCCGCTGGTGATCAGCTCCAGCGCCGCCTTCGCCCGGGGCTGGCTGGTCACGCGCCTGGCGCGCCTGGCCGAGGAACTGGACGAGCCGGACCTGATCGTCCGGGCCGAGGACCGGGTGGCCGACCTGACCACCGACGGCGTCGACATCGCCCTGCGCTTCGGCTGTGGCGTCTGGCCCGGCGTGGAGTCGGCCACCCTGATGATCGAGCGGATCTTTCCGGTCTGCAGCCCCGACTTCCTGGCCCGCCATCCGATCGCCGAGCCGCGCGACCTGCTGGACGTTCCCCTGCTGCGGCACGTGGGCCTGCCCTGGTCGATCTGGCTGACGGCCATGGGTGTCGACGAGGCCCCGCGCCAGCAGGGGCTGGGCTTCGAGGACACCGCCCTGATGCTCGACACCGCCGCCCACGGGGTGGGCGTGGCCCTGGCCCGCAGCGGCCTGGCCGAGCGCGACCTGCGCGAAGGCCGCCTGGTCCGTCCGTTCTCCGGCGAGGTGACGGTCGAGACCGGCAACCACTTCGTCTGGCGGGCCGACAGCCCGAAACTGGCGCGGATCCTGAAGCTGCGCGACTGGTTCCTGGCCGAGACGGCGGGGTTGCGGGGGTAG
- a CDS encoding MarR family winged helix-turn-helix transcriptional regulator: MQNTHILQAMPQLHRSLIDIASALNRPENDAAMLERAGLSLERALFPLLVLVERLGPIGVVDLAGRVGRDHTTVSRQVARLEELGLVLRRAGQADRRVREAVITPQGKAATDAVDAARGRMALALFRDWSPGEFDELVRLMRKFADGMGEVIEGTGRRPAD; the protein is encoded by the coding sequence GTGCAAAATACACATATCCTGCAGGCCATGCCGCAGCTTCACCGGTCGCTGATCGACATCGCCAGCGCGCTGAACCGGCCCGAGAACGACGCGGCAATGCTGGAAAGGGCGGGGCTGTCGCTGGAGCGCGCCCTGTTCCCGCTGCTGGTGCTGGTCGAGCGGCTGGGGCCGATCGGGGTGGTCGACCTGGCTGGGCGGGTGGGGCGAGACCACACCACGGTCAGCCGCCAGGTGGCGCGGCTGGAGGAGCTGGGGTTGGTCCTGCGCCGGGCCGGCCAGGCCGACCGCCGGGTACGCGAGGCGGTGATCACCCCCCAGGGCAAGGCGGCCACCGACGCCGTCGACGCCGCGCGCGGGCGCATGGCCCTGGCGCTGTTCCGCGACTGGAGCCCGGGCGAGTTCGACGAGTTGGTGCGGCTGATGCGCAAGTTCGCCGACGGGATGGGCGAGGTGATCGAGGGGACGGGGAGGCGCCCGGCTGACTGA
- a CDS encoding FAD-dependent oxidoreductase, with amino-acid sequence MNKQAAIEVLICGAGAAGLTLAIDLARRGVSLRLIDKLPAPFAGSRGKGIQPRTQEVFEDLGVLDRMVAAGGLYPPQRLHRADGTSIDSQEIALAPPTVEEPYRMPLMVPQFRTEAVLRERLAELGGAVAYGCELTGFTQDAEGVTATVAGPDGIETVRCRYLVGGDGGRSFVRRALGIGFPGQTLGVRAVVADIELDGLSRDAWHRSSEGDMSRQISFCPLPRTDLFQLQAPIPPEGEGGEVELSAAGLQAFIDARWPNGGLTVGRVAWASAYSMNARLADRYRVGRVLLMGDAAHIHPPTGGQGLNTSLQDAYSLGWKLAAVLAGAPDALLDTYEEERRPIAASMLGLATDLLDKARQGDMKRGREVHQLDLGYRLSSLAMASPANRPETALQPGDRAPDGVLRGAAGRPTRLFDLLAGPHWTLVARTTDSARLPAPRPGLRVHTVGEDGAFQDPDDALGATYGLADGDLVLIRPDGYVGAILPAADGARLEAYLADVGLASARAPHARAA; translated from the coding sequence ATGAACAAGCAAGCGGCCATCGAGGTCCTGATCTGCGGCGCCGGCGCGGCCGGCCTGACCCTGGCCATCGACCTGGCGCGGCGCGGCGTGTCGCTGCGGCTGATCGATAAGCTGCCGGCCCCGTTCGCCGGCTCGCGCGGCAAGGGGATCCAGCCCCGCACCCAGGAGGTGTTCGAGGACCTGGGCGTCCTCGACCGGATGGTCGCGGCCGGCGGACTCTACCCGCCGCAGCGGCTGCACCGCGCCGATGGGACCTCCATCGACAGCCAGGAGATCGCCCTGGCCCCGCCGACCGTCGAGGAGCCCTATCGCATGCCGCTGATGGTCCCCCAGTTCCGCACCGAGGCGGTGCTGCGCGAGCGCCTGGCCGAGCTGGGCGGCGCGGTCGCGTACGGCTGCGAACTGACCGGCTTTACCCAGGACGCCGAGGGCGTCACGGCTACGGTCGCCGGGCCGGACGGCATCGAGACCGTCCGCTGCCGCTACCTCGTGGGCGGCGACGGCGGCCGCTCGTTCGTGCGCCGGGCGCTCGGGATCGGCTTCCCTGGCCAGACCCTGGGGGTGCGGGCCGTCGTCGCCGACATCGAGCTGGACGGCCTGTCGCGCGACGCCTGGCACCGGTCGAGCGAAGGCGACATGAGCCGGCAGATCAGCTTCTGCCCCCTGCCCCGCACCGACCTGTTCCAGCTGCAGGCGCCGATCCCGCCGGAGGGCGAAGGGGGCGAGGTCGAGCTGTCCGCGGCCGGTCTGCAGGCCTTCATCGACGCGCGCTGGCCGAACGGCGGCCTGACGGTGGGGCGCGTCGCCTGGGCCTCGGCCTACAGCATGAACGCCCGCCTGGCCGACCGCTACCGCGTGGGCCGCGTGCTGCTGATGGGCGACGCCGCCCACATCCACCCGCCGACCGGCGGCCAGGGCCTGAACACCAGCCTGCAGGACGCCTATAGCCTGGGCTGGAAGCTGGCGGCCGTGCTGGCCGGCGCGCCCGACGCCCTGCTCGACACCTACGAGGAAGAACGCCGCCCGATCGCCGCTAGCATGCTCGGATTGGCCACGGACCTGCTGGACAAGGCCCGGCAGGGCGACATGAAGCGCGGCCGCGAGGTGCACCAGCTGGACCTGGGTTACCGGCTCTCGTCCCTGGCCATGGCCTCGCCGGCTAACCGCCCCGAGACCGCCCTGCAGCCGGGCGACCGCGCCCCCGACGGCGTGCTGCGCGGCGCGGCCGGGCGTCCCACCCGGCTGTTCGACCTGCTGGCCGGCCCGCACTGGACCTTGGTGGCCCGGACGACCGACTCGGCCCGCCTGCCCGCCCCGCGTCCGGGCCTGCGCGTCCACACGGTCGGCGAGGACGGTGCGTTCCAGGACCCCGACGACGCCCTGGGCGCGACCTACGGCCTGGCCGACGGCGACCTGGTGCTGATCCGGCCGGACGGCTATGTCGGCGCGATCCTGCCCGCCGCCGACGGCGCGCGGCTGGAGGCCTATCTGGCGGACGTGGGCCTGGCGTCGGCGCGAGCCCCGCACGCTCGGGCGGCGTGA
- a CDS encoding alpha/beta fold hydrolase: MPFVTHRGQRIHYTVEGEGPLVVLQHGLFMDAASWKANGMVDALVGRHRVVCVDSLGHGLSDKPADPALYAQDQRAGDLAAVIDALGEEKAAVLGYSMGAWMTVGLAKHHPEKVSRLVVGGWDLLNGVPKTPNGPLTFDLFWAFARATAPALVAWVTPEIEPAMRACFEALAQLDGARQAVLDGGFPVLLWDGDQDAYALPMQAFAAAEGLPFLSSPGGHVPAIEAPGPETVAALAAFLAG, translated from the coding sequence ATGCCCTTCGTCACCCATCGCGGCCAGCGCATTCACTACACCGTCGAGGGCGAGGGCCCGCTGGTCGTCCTGCAGCACGGCCTGTTCATGGACGCCGCCAGCTGGAAGGCCAATGGCATGGTCGACGCCCTGGTCGGCCGCCACCGCGTCGTCTGCGTCGACTCCCTGGGCCACGGCCTCAGCGACAAGCCCGCCGACCCGGCCCTCTACGCCCAGGACCAGCGGGCCGGCGACCTGGCCGCGGTGATCGACGCCCTGGGCGAAGAGAAGGCCGCCGTGCTCGGCTATTCGATGGGCGCGTGGATGACGGTGGGGCTGGCCAAGCATCATCCGGAAAAAGTATCGCGCCTGGTGGTCGGCGGCTGGGACCTGCTGAACGGGGTTCCCAAGACCCCGAACGGGCCGCTGACCTTCGACCTGTTCTGGGCCTTCGCCCGCGCCACGGCCCCGGCGCTGGTCGCCTGGGTGACGCCGGAGATCGAGCCGGCCATGCGCGCCTGTTTCGAGGCCCTGGCCCAGCTGGACGGCGCGCGCCAGGCCGTCCTGGACGGCGGCTTCCCGGTGCTGCTGTGGGACGGCGACCAGGACGCCTACGCCCTGCCGATGCAGGCCTTCGCCGCCGCCGAGGGCCTGCCGTTCCTCTCCAGCCCCGGCGGTCACGTGCCGGCGATCGAGGCGCCTGGGCCCGAGACGGTGGCGGCCCTGGCGGCGTTCCTGGCGGGGTAG
- a CDS encoding glycoside hydrolase family 47 protein translates to MTPLRLSRRHALALAASAAAAPALAAETAAAEDWKALAADVRAEFQWAWQGYVAKAWGKDEINPVSGTSSSFFVEGHDLGLSLVEALDTLWIMGLDAEFQAGVDWVRQSLDFDVDGDAQVFETNIRLVGGLLSAHLACGDPMLLEKARDLADRLAKAFAASPHGLPWRYVNLRTGAVRDPETNLAEIGTYLSEFGVLSQLTGDRKYFDMAKRAMRHALDRRSKIGLMAANLHATTGQFTSRNASIDVYADSFYEYLWDAWELFGDADCKRWAVECVDAQLAHQAKRYDGRLWFPMVDFETGAVISTAQSELAAYYAGLLGQVGRKAQGDDYLASFTDLQARFGVIPESIDVTTAQPRRKATGLRPEYPDACLNLWLLDRDERYRRLAAIHYRQMKATSRAAFGYTALKDITTRPMTQGDNCPGYWWSEQMKYYYLLFSDTPRIDYRTLQLSTEANVLRGFRRG, encoded by the coding sequence ATGACCCCTTTGCGCCTCTCCCGCCGCCACGCGCTGGCCCTGGCCGCCTCGGCCGCCGCCGCCCCGGCTCTCGCCGCCGAAACCGCCGCCGCGGAAGACTGGAAGGCCCTGGCCGCCGACGTCCGCGCCGAGTTCCAGTGGGCCTGGCAGGGCTATGTCGCCAAGGCCTGGGGCAAGGACGAGATCAATCCGGTCAGCGGCACGTCGTCGTCGTTCTTCGTCGAGGGCCACGACCTGGGCCTGTCGCTGGTCGAGGCGCTGGACACCCTGTGGATCATGGGACTGGACGCCGAGTTCCAGGCCGGGGTCGACTGGGTCAGGCAGAGCCTCGACTTCGACGTTGACGGCGACGCCCAGGTGTTCGAGACCAATATCCGCCTGGTCGGCGGCCTGCTGTCGGCTCACCTGGCTTGCGGCGACCCCATGCTGCTGGAGAAGGCCCGCGACCTGGCCGACCGCCTGGCCAAGGCGTTCGCGGCCTCGCCCCACGGCCTGCCCTGGCGCTATGTGAACCTGCGTACCGGCGCGGTCCGCGACCCGGAGACCAACCTGGCCGAGATCGGCACCTACCTGTCCGAATTCGGGGTGCTGAGCCAGCTGACCGGCGACCGCAAGTATTTCGACATGGCCAAGCGCGCCATGCGCCACGCCCTGGACCGCCGCTCGAAGATCGGGCTGATGGCCGCCAATCTCCACGCGACAACCGGCCAGTTCACCAGCCGCAACGCCAGCATCGACGTCTATGCCGACAGCTTCTACGAATACCTGTGGGACGCCTGGGAGCTGTTCGGCGACGCCGACTGCAAGCGCTGGGCGGTCGAGTGTGTCGACGCCCAACTGGCCCATCAGGCCAAGCGCTACGATGGCCGGCTGTGGTTCCCGATGGTCGATTTCGAAACCGGGGCCGTGATCTCCACGGCCCAGAGCGAGCTCGCCGCCTATTATGCCGGCCTGCTGGGCCAGGTCGGTCGCAAGGCCCAGGGCGACGACTACTTGGCGTCCTTCACCGACTTGCAGGCCAGGTTCGGGGTGATCCCCGAGTCGATCGACGTGACCACGGCGCAGCCGCGCCGCAAGGCCACGGGCCTGCGCCCGGAATATCCCGACGCCTGCCTGAACCTCTGGCTGCTCGACCGGGACGAGCGTTACCGCAGGTTGGCGGCCATCCACTATCGCCAGATGAAGGCCACCAGCCGCGCCGCCTTCGGCTACACGGCCCTGAAGGACATCACCACCCGGCCGATGACCCAGGGCGACAACTGCCCCGGCTACTGGTGGTCCGAGCAGATGAAATACTACTACCTGCTGTTCTCCGACACGCCGCGCATCGATTACCGGACGCTGCAGCTGAGCACCGAGGCCAACGTGCTGCGCGGGTTTCGGCGGGGGTAG
- a CDS encoding 3-hydroxybutyryl-CoA dehydrogenase, with translation MTDIKTVGVIGAGQMGSGIAHVVALGGYDVRLHDVSRERIEAGLALIEKNLARQVHRGIIDESAMSAALARITAAEDLALVGATDLAIEAATENEEIKKSIFRNLQPHLGENTLLASNTSSISITRLASATDRPERFIGLHFMNPVPLMKLVEIIRGIATDVPTYERAVAFAKSLGKITSNAEDFPAFIVNRVLVPMINEAIYTLYEGVGTVDAIDTAMKLGANHPMGPLELGDFIGLDTVLSIMNVLHEGLADSKYRPCPLLVKYVEAGWLGKKAGRGFYDYRGEHPVPTR, from the coding sequence ATGACGGATATCAAGACGGTCGGCGTGATCGGCGCTGGCCAGATGGGGTCGGGCATCGCTCATGTCGTCGCCCTCGGTGGCTATGACGTGCGCCTGCATGACGTCTCGCGCGAGCGCATCGAGGCGGGCCTGGCCCTGATCGAGAAGAACCTGGCCCGCCAGGTGCATCGCGGCATCATCGACGAGTCGGCCATGAGCGCGGCCCTGGCGCGGATCACCGCCGCCGAGGACCTGGCCCTGGTCGGCGCGACCGACCTGGCCATCGAGGCGGCGACCGAGAACGAGGAGATCAAGAAGTCGATCTTCCGCAATCTCCAGCCGCACCTGGGCGAGAACACCCTGCTGGCCTCCAACACCTCGTCGATCTCGATCACCCGGCTGGCCAGCGCCACCGACCGCCCGGAGCGGTTCATCGGCCTGCACTTCATGAACCCGGTCCCGCTGATGAAGCTGGTCGAGATCATCCGCGGCATCGCCACCGACGTGCCGACCTACGAGCGGGCCGTGGCCTTCGCCAAGTCGCTGGGCAAGATCACCTCGAACGCCGAGGACTTCCCGGCCTTCATCGTCAACCGCGTGCTGGTGCCGATGATCAACGAGGCGATCTACACCCTGTACGAGGGCGTGGGCACCGTCGACGCGATCGACACCGCCATGAAGCTGGGCGCCAACCATCCGATGGGCCCGCTCGAGCTGGGCGACTTCATCGGCCTGGACACCGTGCTCAGCATCATGAACGTGCTGCACGAGGGCCTGGCCGACAGCAAGTACCGTCCCTGCCCGTTGCTGGTGAAGTATGTCGAGGCCGGCTGGCTGGGCAAGAAGGCCGGCCGCGGCTTCTACGACTACCGCGGCGAGCACCCGGTCCCGACGCGGTAG
- a CDS encoding type II toxin-antitoxin system VapC family toxin, with protein sequence MLVSVACAYEIEFKRSRSAELGLLPADIEDAVRRLDFAWLPVDARHAVVAGRLPRQHGDPFDRLIAAQGLVENATVITRDRNLSATASRPSGSPYRVGTGCSPR encoded by the coding sequence GTGCTGGTCAGCGTCGCGTGCGCTTATGAGATCGAGTTCAAGCGATCGCGCAGCGCCGAACTCGGCCTCCTGCCGGCCGATATCGAGGACGCGGTGCGCCGGCTCGATTTCGCCTGGTTGCCTGTCGACGCACGCCACGCGGTGGTGGCGGGGCGGTTGCCGCGCCAGCACGGCGACCCTTTCGATCGACTGATCGCCGCCCAGGGACTCGTTGAGAACGCCACGGTGATCACCCGGGACCGCAACTTGTCGGCTACGGCGTCCCGACCCTCTGGTAGCCCCTACCGCGTCGGGACCGGGTGCTCGCCGCGGTAG
- a CDS encoding alpha/beta fold hydrolase, which yields MAGFMISLRAKADDSKIGPARYLRIGDDGAQTALSPTAWRKAVLDSFTEKTPQGLPRGDLLFYVHGFNTSFKDALKGDADNRAKLAAHGWTGVYVSYDWPSLGETLGYYADRSNARASANALIDSALAMFVGAIVPDCQVRVSLMAHSMGAFVVRQAFSWAYQDVKTNAKAWSISQLLLVAGDVSQGSLSADQDGGRWFNKYVGRTTIYSNRFDSVLKISDLKNGEPTPRAGRVGLPADAPASFCDVDCSALFNGLDLSLAQRVNPATAHCFYFKQDAFWRDAVLTLEGGIDRHVIPTRALLGTTDNRFTLKTKPITAAEYQAALQLAQAGN from the coding sequence ATGGCCGGGTTCATGATTTCGCTTCGCGCCAAGGCCGACGACAGCAAGATCGGTCCGGCCCGCTACCTGAGGATCGGCGACGACGGCGCCCAGACCGCGCTCAGCCCCACCGCCTGGCGCAAGGCGGTGCTGGACAGCTTCACCGAGAAGACCCCGCAGGGCCTGCCCCGCGGCGACCTGCTGTTCTATGTCCACGGCTTCAACACCAGCTTCAAGGACGCCCTGAAGGGCGACGCCGACAACCGCGCCAAGCTGGCGGCTCACGGCTGGACCGGGGTCTATGTCAGCTACGACTGGCCGTCCCTGGGCGAAACCCTGGGCTACTACGCCGACCGCAGCAACGCCCGGGCCAGCGCCAACGCCCTGATCGACTCGGCTCTGGCGATGTTCGTCGGCGCCATCGTGCCCGACTGCCAGGTGCGGGTCAGCCTCATGGCCCATTCGATGGGGGCCTTCGTGGTGCGCCAGGCGTTCAGCTGGGCCTACCAGGACGTCAAGACCAACGCCAAGGCTTGGTCGATCTCGCAGCTGCTGCTGGTGGCCGGCGACGTCTCGCAGGGCAGCCTGTCGGCCGACCAGGACGGCGGCCGCTGGTTCAACAAGTATGTCGGCCGGACCACGATCTATTCGAACCGCTTCGACAGCGTGCTGAAGATCTCGGACCTCAAGAACGGCGAGCCGACGCCGCGAGCCGGGCGGGTGGGCCTGCCGGCCGACGCGCCCGCCTCGTTCTGCGACGTCGACTGCAGCGCGCTGTTCAACGGCCTGGACCTCAGCCTCGCCCAGCGGGTCAACCCGGCCACGGCCCACTGCTTCTACTTCAAGCAGGACGCCTTCTGGCGCGACGCGGTGCTGACCCTGGAGGGCGGCATCGACCGCCACGTGATCCCGACCCGCGCCCTGCTGGGGACGACCGACAACCGCTTCACCCTGAAGACCAAGCCGATCACCGCGGCCGAGTACCAGGCGGCGCTGCAGCTGGCCCAGGCGGGGAACTGA
- the feoB gene encoding ferrous iron transport protein B — MTDTAVSRPARLALVGNPNSGKTALFNALTGSRQKVANYAGVTVERKEGVLTMASGRGAHVLDLPGTYSLRARSPDEVVTRDAVLGKLAGEAAPDVLICVADATNLRLVLRLVLELKQVGRPFVLALNMFDIAQRQGLRIDLERLSAEIGAPIVTTVATRKRGLEELVAKADALSVSHAGEHENVWREPTAAEIRAAHREAQRIVKACVRPPERPDTVTGKVDAVLLHPAAGLLILGLLLFVMFQAVFTWAEPLMGLIEAGFAALSAGVAAVLPHGLFQSLITDGLIAGVGSVLVFLPQIVILFFFILVLEDSGYMTRAAFLMDKIMGGAGLHGRAFIPLLSSFACAIPGIMSTRVIDNKHDRLTTILVAPLMTCSARIPVYTLIIAAFIPHTKVWGVLSLPGLVMFGLYASGIVSALVVSFVIRKIFWRGTVEPFMMELPTYRWPEPRNVLLNLWTRARIFIERAGRIILPLMVLVWVLSTFPYPPAGATGPAIDYSFAGRIGHFIAPVMQPIGFNWQMTVALIPGFAAREVAVAALGTVYAVGGDDEAGTNLGVLLSHQWSLATALSFLAWYVFAPQCAATLGVVKRETNGWLWPTVMFLYMTSLAYLASFIVYHVAVAMGAG, encoded by the coding sequence TTGACCGACACCGCCGTCTCGCGGCCCGCGCGCCTGGCGCTGGTCGGCAATCCCAATTCCGGCAAGACCGCCCTGTTCAACGCCCTGACCGGCAGCCGCCAGAAGGTCGCCAACTACGCCGGCGTCACCGTCGAGCGCAAGGAGGGCGTGCTGACCATGGCCAGCGGCCGCGGGGCCCACGTGCTGGACCTGCCGGGGACCTACAGCCTGCGGGCCCGCAGCCCCGACGAGGTGGTCACCCGCGACGCGGTGCTGGGCAAGCTGGCGGGCGAGGCCGCGCCCGACGTGCTGATCTGCGTGGCCGACGCCACCAACCTGCGGCTGGTGCTGCGGCTGGTGCTGGAGCTCAAGCAGGTGGGCCGGCCGTTCGTCCTGGCGCTCAACATGTTCGACATCGCCCAGCGCCAGGGCCTGCGGATCGACCTGGAGCGGCTGTCGGCCGAGATCGGCGCGCCGATCGTCACCACCGTGGCCACTCGCAAGCGCGGCCTGGAGGAGCTGGTCGCCAAGGCCGACGCGCTCTCCGTGAGCCATGCGGGCGAGCACGAGAACGTCTGGCGCGAGCCGACCGCCGCCGAGATCCGCGCCGCCCACCGCGAAGCCCAGCGCATCGTCAAGGCCTGCGTCCGCCCGCCCGAGCGACCGGACACCGTCACGGGCAAGGTCGACGCGGTGCTGCTGCACCCGGCCGCCGGCCTGCTGATCCTGGGCCTGCTGCTGTTCGTGATGTTCCAGGCGGTGTTCACCTGGGCCGAGCCGCTGATGGGCCTGATCGAGGCGGGCTTCGCGGCCCTGAGCGCCGGCGTCGCCGCCGTCCTGCCGCACGGTCTGTTCCAGAGCCTGATCACCGACGGCCTGATCGCCGGGGTGGGCAGCGTGCTGGTCTTCCTGCCGCAGATCGTGATCCTGTTCTTCTTCATCCTGGTGCTGGAAGACAGTGGCTACATGACCCGCGCGGCCTTCCTGATGGACAAGATCATGGGCGGGGCGGGCCTGCACGGCCGGGCGTTCATCCCCCTGCTCAGCAGCTTCGCCTGCGCCATTCCCGGCATCATGTCGACGCGGGTGATCGACAACAAGCACGACCGGCTGACCACCATCCTGGTCGCCCCGCTGATGACCTGTTCGGCGCGGATCCCGGTCTACACCCTGATCATCGCCGCCTTCATTCCGCACACCAAGGTCTGGGGCGTGCTCAGCCTGCCGGGCCTGGTGATGTTCGGCCTCTACGCCAGCGGCATCGTCAGCGCTCTCGTCGTGTCGTTCGTGATCCGCAAGATCTTTTGGCGCGGCACGGTCGAGCCGTTCATGATGGAGCTGCCGACCTACCGCTGGCCCGAGCCGCGCAACGTGCTGCTGAACCTGTGGACCCGGGCCCGGATCTTCATCGAGCGGGCCGGCCGCATCATCCTGCCGCTGATGGTGCTGGTCTGGGTGCTGTCGACCTTCCCCTATCCGCCGGCGGGCGCGACGGGACCGGCCATCGACTACAGCTTCGCCGGGCGGATCGGGCACTTCATCGCGCCCGTCATGCAGCCCATCGGCTTCAACTGGCAAATGACCGTCGCGCTGATCCCCGGTTTCGCGGCCCGCGAGGTGGCGGTGGCCGCCCTGGGCACCGTCTACGCCGTGGGCGGCGACGACGAGGCCGGCACCAACCTGGGCGTCCTGCTGTCGCACCAGTGGTCGCTGGCCACGGCCCTGTCGTTCCTGGCCTGGTACGTCTTCGCCCCGCAATGCGCCGCGACCCTGGGCGTGGTCAAGCGCGAGACCAACGGCTGGCTGTGGCCGACCGTGATGTTCCTCTACATGACCAGCCTGGCCTACCTGGCCTCGTTCATCGTCTACCACGTGGCCGTGGCGATGGGGGCGGGGTAG
- a CDS encoding FeoA family protein, with the protein MSDALSLAPDFTDIPASRGAESPLSQARKGQRGVIVRVGGETGRSESIDPEELERRLLEMGFVEGAAFEVLHEGLFGRDPIAVRIDDMRVALRRREAAAVTVQFEEA; encoded by the coding sequence ATGTCCGACGCTCTCAGCCTAGCCCCAGACTTCACCGACATCCCCGCCTCGCGCGGGGCCGAGAGCCCGCTCAGCCAGGCCCGCAAGGGCCAGCGGGGGGTGATCGTGCGGGTCGGCGGCGAGACCGGGCGGTCGGAGTCGATCGATCCCGAGGAACTGGAGCGCCGGCTGCTGGAGATGGGCTTCGTCGAGGGCGCCGCGTTCGAGGTGCTGCACGAGGGCCTGTTCGGCCGCGACCCGATCGCCGTGCGCATCGACGACATGCGCGTGGCCCTGCGCCGCCGCGAGGCCGCCGCCGTCACCGTCCAGTTCGAAGAGGCCTGA
- a CDS encoding bifunctional riboflavin kinase/FAD synthetase, giving the protein MPLKTIHGWKDLPEEDRGAAVALGNFDGVHRGHQQVIAQAAKAALAGRTSLGVVTFDPHPRRLFRPTEPAFKLMTHNQQARALEALGVDRLYLLPFDFEMASFGDREFVEKVLVGGLGVKHVAVGFDISFGRGRTGSADLMKAYGEEYGFSVSVAEPVANREGEKFSSTGVRDALRDGHPEGAARILGRPFAIEGVVRRGQQLGRQLGFPTANVEVEDYVVPKLGVYATRTRLPDGREVPGVANLGNNPTTGEVETRLETWLFDFDEDLYGQVIETDLIAFLRPELKFDSIELLVEQVLRDEVAARAIVAPAF; this is encoded by the coding sequence ATGCCCCTGAAGACCATCCACGGCTGGAAGGACCTGCCCGAAGAGGATCGCGGCGCGGCCGTGGCCCTGGGCAATTTCGACGGCGTGCACCGCGGCCACCAGCAGGTGATCGCCCAGGCGGCGAAAGCGGCGCTGGCCGGCAGGACGTCGCTGGGCGTGGTCACCTTCGACCCGCACCCGCGCCGGCTGTTCCGTCCGACCGAGCCGGCCTTCAAGCTGATGACCCACAACCAGCAGGCCCGCGCGCTGGAGGCCCTGGGCGTGGACCGGCTGTACCTGCTGCCGTTCGACTTCGAGATGGCCAGCTTCGGCGACCGCGAGTTCGTCGAGAAGGTGCTGGTCGGTGGATTGGGCGTGAAGCACGTCGCCGTCGGTTTCGACATCTCGTTCGGCAGGGGCCGCACCGGCAGCGCCGACCTGATGAAGGCCTATGGCGAAGAGTACGGCTTCTCGGTCTCGGTGGCCGAGCCGGTCGCCAACCGCGAGGGCGAGAAGTTCTCCTCGACCGGCGTGCGCGACGCCCTGCGCGACGGCCATCCCGAGGGCGCGGCCCGGATCCTGGGCCGGCCGTTCGCGATCGAGGGCGTGGTCCGCCGCGGCCAGCAGCTGGGCCGTCAGCTGGGTTTCCCCACGGCCAATGTCGAGGTCGAGGACTATGTGGTGCCCAAGCTGGGCGTCTACGCCACCCGCACCCGTCTGCCCGACGGCCGCGAGGTGCCGGGCGTGGCCAACCTCGGCAACAACCCCACCACCGGCGAGGTCGAGACCCGGCTGGAGACCTGGCTGTTCGACTTCGACGAGGATCTCTACGGCCAGGTCATCGAGACCGACCTGATCGCCTTCCTGCGTCCCGAGCTGAAGTTCGACAGCATCGAGCTGCTGGTCGAGCAGGTGCTGCGCGACGAGGTCGCGGCCCGGGCGATCGTCGCGCCGGCGTTCTAG